From Xiphophorus hellerii strain 12219 chromosome 9, Xiphophorus_hellerii-4.1, whole genome shotgun sequence, a single genomic window includes:
- the chst14 gene encoding carbohydrate sulfotransferase 14 — translation MLPRRQDHGKRRSDGVRSGSAVNFRSAGSPGSVRRSSALLPSVLTFLVIVASGGLLLMIEKGMLNSVETPSPRGSARRLELVGETRKRGADGADVDSQILQEIRNRTIRTMCSQKNMPHSVWSLSPLQRKTVLQHILVNDEYRFLYCYVPKVACSNWKRVLKVLSGALESVDVNIKMDHRSDLLFLSSLKPEEIRYRLKHYFKFMFVREPMERLLSAYRNKFGEIESYQKKYGAEIVQRYRKGRAKEASVTGDDVTFGEFVRYLLDEDVERMNEHWMPIYNLCQPCAVSYNFIGSYEHLGRDSAYVLQRIGAPPFVNFPERQTWYKPVTTQTLHYYLCTLPQKLLRELLPKYILDFSLFAYPLPNTTTEHCRH, via the exons ATGCTTCCACGCAGGCAGGACCACGGGAAGAGAAGGAGCGACGGCGTGCGGAGCGGCTCCGCCGTGAACTTCAGGAGCGCGGGGAGCCCGGGCTCCGTCCGCCGCAGCTCCGCTCTGCTGCCCTCGGTGCTAACCTTCCTGGTGATCGTAGCCTCCGGAGGCCTGCTGCTCATGATAGAGAAAGGAATGCTGAACAGCGTGGAGACACCTTCTCCCCGGGGCAGCGCAAGGCGGCTGGAGCTCGTCGGCGAGACCCGAAAACGCGGTGCAGATGGCGCGGACGTGGACTCCCAG ATCCTCCAGGAGATCCGCAACCGCACCATCAGGACCATGTGCAGCCAGAAGAACATGCCCCACAGCGTCTGGTCCCTGAGCCCCCTGCAGAGGAAGACGGTGCTGCAGCACATCCTGGTGAACGACGAGTACCGCTTCCTCTACTGCTACGTCCCCAAAGTGGCCTGCTCCAACTGGAAGAGAGTCCTGAAGGTCCTGAGCGGAGCCTTGGAGAGCGTGGACGTCAACATCAAGATGGATCACCGCAGCGACTTGCTGTTTTTATCCTCCCTGAAGCCGGAGGAAATCCGCTACCGCCTCAAGCACTACTTCAAGTTCATGTTCGTGCGGGAGCCCATGGAGCGGCTGCTCTCCGCCTACAGGAACAAGTTCGGAGAGATCGAATCCTACCAGAAAAAGTACGGAGCGGAGATCGTGCAGCGCTACAGGAAGGGCCGTGCCAAGGAGGCGTCCGTGACGGGAGACGACGTGACCTTCGGAGAGTTTGTCCGCTACTTGTTGGACGAGGACGTGGAGCGCATGAACGAGCACTGGATGCCCATTTACAACTTGTGCCAGCCCTGCGCCGTTTCTTACAACTTCATAGGCTCCTATGAGCACCTTGGAAGGGACTCGGCGTACGTGCTCCAGCGCATCGGCGCGCCGCCGTTTGTCAACTTCCCGGAGAGGCAAACGTGGTACAAGCCCGTCACCACACAAACGTTACACTATTACTTGTGCACTTTGCCGCAGAAGCTACTCAGGGAACTCCTGCCGAAGTACATTTTAGacttttctctgtttgcttACCCCCTCCCAAACACAACCACTGAGCACTGCCGGCATTAA